From one Pempheris klunzingeri isolate RE-2024b chromosome 5, fPemKlu1.hap1, whole genome shotgun sequence genomic stretch:
- the ppcdc gene encoding phosphopantothenoylcysteine decarboxylase isoform X1 — translation MQPDERVSCLKTDLLKSCGTFRVLVGVTGSVAALKLPLLVSQLLQLPGVDVKVVTTEHARHFYNPAEVSVKIYSDKDEWELWTQRSDPVLHIELRRWADLLVIAPLDANTLGKIASGICDNLLTCVVRAWDTSRPLLFCPAMNTAMWQHPITAQQVSKLTEFGYVEIPCIAKKLVCGDEGKGAMAEVSTIVSVVKQYIQKPDESSQQRCASGCTVASAGQIENSHDDLSSK, via the exons ATGCAGCCAGACGAGCGTGTGTCCTGTCTAAAAACTGATTTGTTGAAATCTTGCGGAACATTTCGTGTTCTTGTAGGCGTGACGGGAAGCGTTGCAGCCTTgaaactgcctcttttggtGTCCCAGCTCCTTCAGCTCCCTGGG GTGGATGTAAAAGTGGTCACCACGGAGCATGCCAGGCACTTCTACAATCCTGCAGAGGTTTCAGTAAAAATCTACAGTGACAAGGATGAGTGGGAG CTGTGGACTCAGAGGTCCGATCCTGTGCTACACATTGAGCTGAGGCGCTGGGCAGACCTACTGGTCATTGCCCCCCTTGATGCCAACACTCTTGGAAAGATTGCTAGTGGTATTTGTGACAATCTGCTg ACATGTGTGGTCAGAGCATGGGATACCAGccgtcctctcctcttctgccCTGCAATGAATACAGCTATGTGGCAGCATCCCATTACAGCCCAGCAGGTATCCAAGCTGACAGAGTTTGGATATGTGGAAATCCCCTGCATTGCTAAGAAGCTAGTCTGTGGAGATGAAG GTAAAGGCGCTATGGCAGAGGTATCGACTATTGTCAGTGTGGTCAAACAATATATTCAGAAACCAGATGAGTCATCTCAGCAAAGATGCGCATCAGGTTGTACTGTTGCATCAGCTGGACAAATAGAAAATTCACACGATGACTTGTCTTCAAAATGA
- the ppcdc gene encoding phosphopantothenoylcysteine decarboxylase isoform X2: MQPDERVSCLKTDLLKSCGTFRVLVGVTGSVAALKLPLLVSQLLQLPGLWTQRSDPVLHIELRRWADLLVIAPLDANTLGKIASGICDNLLTCVVRAWDTSRPLLFCPAMNTAMWQHPITAQQVSKLTEFGYVEIPCIAKKLVCGDEGKGAMAEVSTIVSVVKQYIQKPDESSQQRCASGCTVASAGQIENSHDDLSSK; this comes from the exons ATGCAGCCAGACGAGCGTGTGTCCTGTCTAAAAACTGATTTGTTGAAATCTTGCGGAACATTTCGTGTTCTTGTAGGCGTGACGGGAAGCGTTGCAGCCTTgaaactgcctcttttggtGTCCCAGCTCCTTCAGCTCCCTGGG CTGTGGACTCAGAGGTCCGATCCTGTGCTACACATTGAGCTGAGGCGCTGGGCAGACCTACTGGTCATTGCCCCCCTTGATGCCAACACTCTTGGAAAGATTGCTAGTGGTATTTGTGACAATCTGCTg ACATGTGTGGTCAGAGCATGGGATACCAGccgtcctctcctcttctgccCTGCAATGAATACAGCTATGTGGCAGCATCCCATTACAGCCCAGCAGGTATCCAAGCTGACAGAGTTTGGATATGTGGAAATCCCCTGCATTGCTAAGAAGCTAGTCTGTGGAGATGAAG GTAAAGGCGCTATGGCAGAGGTATCGACTATTGTCAGTGTGGTCAAACAATATATTCAGAAACCAGATGAGTCATCTCAGCAAAGATGCGCATCAGGTTGTACTGTTGCATCAGCTGGACAAATAGAAAATTCACACGATGACTTGTCTTCAAAATGA
- the hacd3 gene encoding very-long-chain (3R)-3-hydroxyacyl-CoA dehydratase, protein MTLTPLVYWAQRHEDIYLRVELTDAQNIDVHVHDKALQFRAQGHGAKGQNEYEFSLEFLLPVKPEVSYKSTQRQVNITVRKEQRGWWERLMAQERKPVFLAPDFDRWLDESDAEMEIREKEEKKNRLKASRHKEEGFVSLKTGFLFVYNLVQFLGFSWIFVNMTVRLFIFGQDSLYDTFHTISDMMFFCQILAAVEVLNAAFGVVKTAVIPTVIQVIGRNFILFIIFGSLEEMHNKAVVFFVFYLWSAIEIFRYPFYMLGCFNTEWKTLTWLRYTIWMPLYPLGVIAEAVAVIQSIPIFDETKLFSIPLPKAIGTSIGFSYFLHIYLILMFLGLFINFRHLYKQRKRRFRTKKRKAN, encoded by the exons ATGACACTCACGCCTCTCGTTTACTGGGCGCAACGCCATGAAGACATCTACCTGCGAGTGGAGCTGACAGACGCTCAG AATATTGATGTCCATGTCCATGACAAAGCGCTTCAGTTTAGAG CCCAGGGTCACGGTGCAAAAGGGCAAAATGAGTACGAGTTCAGCTTGGAGTTTCTTTTACCAGTAAAACCAGAG GTGAGCTACAAGTCCACGCAGCGGCAGGTGAATATCACAGTGAGGAAAGAGCAGCGAGGCTGGTGGGAAAGACTGATGGCACAGGAGCGCAAACCAGTCTTCCTGGCACCTGACTTTGACCGCTGGCTGGACGAGTCCGACGCTGAGATGGAAATCCGGGAAAAA gaggagaagaagaacaggcTGAAGGCTTCAAGGCATAAAGAGGAAG gGTTTGTCAGCCTGAAAACAGGATTTTTGTTCGTTTACAATCTGGTGCAGTTTCTTGGTTTTTCATGGATCTTTGTCAACATGACTGTGCGGCTCTTTATCTTCGGCCAAG ATTCTCTCTATGACACATTTCACACCATATCGGACATGATGTTCTTCTGCCAGATCCTGGCAGCAGTCGAGGTCCTCAATGCTGCTTTTGGCGTGGTCAAGACAGCTGTTATTCCAACTGTTATACAG GTGATTGGAAGGAATTTTatcctcttcatcatttttGGTAGTTTGGAGGAAATGCACAACAAGGCAGttgtgttctttgttttctATCTGTGGAGTGCCATTGAGATTTTTAG GTATCCATTTTACATGCTGGGCTGTTTCAATACAGAGTGGAAAACTCTCACATGGCTGCGCTACACAATCTGGATGCCACTGTACCCATTAGGCGTTATAGCTGAAG CTGTTGCTGTGATACAATCCATTCCCATCTTTGACGAAACCAAACTCTTCAGCATTCCTCTGCCAAAAGCCATCGGTACCTCTATCGGCTTCTCTTACTTCCTGCACATCTATCTTATTCTCATGTTTCTGG GACTTTTTATCAACTTCCGTCATCTGtacaagcagaggaagaggcGTTTCCGTACCAAGAAGAGGAAAGCAAATTGA
- the c5h15orf39 gene encoding uncharacterized protein C15orf39 homolog translates to MMSSQPMQTLIDPVHRSKMPLFDGTIASTGLPKPQNMSDFRGKQTLPYSGAYFTYDPRGQDTAGFTPWSKSKTSLLDARSPVSHLSGMEGQNHLIYRQDSNSSEEGHSQSSSLHHAPVKQGFTLYTKSPGISNPTAATSVAVRKQNTVGEDSSPPPENSVYLAIPKPIYGHNPCCNELGCVIGQRYSVDHGSPRIPNTVYEHDWMQTDAHYTERPPVQRKAQDALLQQRGLQFESSAEPMKRLTLDTYSPGRARTLPAVIEPNYSSYPCTPTRTLFGSLSEQSQRLQTSPRSYPSLYPSHPTYEHMTSEVYQEHSPMSKYGQLTQHTMFYYPQANVEVENRTQCKDIGSKQREDVPVILKHTIPNPREHYIVPQLFHGEIPLPLPSPETLPNHPFMRGFDYSCYAVPRFHLNASQIRAPLKRQYASPSLHSSRINVSPSIQYMDHPMASAKNLHKEKPASLHVDQSRTSSPFLYVNQTSSPRGTGQPGVLPSSIPMNRFCPPVTSLHIDRPVLPPNGLSMDRLLDHSSCETQVKCPKQPKSFPVSPWQPQSLHHSSGQIHTANSANVGKRIYSPAVAPGNKDNDPVSSSGTILKRCLKRSFSHSSSPIKIKEEDRDLYEVDLVKKQRKVEMENEQIKNKADSPPMPVIDNVFSLAPYQVYLQASGVLFPGRVPQRTVQSSEHGEDKTKPDIKEKKADRDEEQPVVCLVSKEICAGSPTEKPVVEIFEPKKIKVEKVDLSDTDSSLSQRDCSKVIKKESEESSSSSGSMLVIKKCEPDELESKPSLGDENEPSEESKPVEVTAQTNSSSQGDTCTLHEQVVALPPKSIPPPQPPEHKINFKNIPPQCLKLSTYKILFRDRKHSSPVPPEEKPPEQPLTEFTPKPELQMPVRKHFFELHHTLCKLLSKSVKASSEQDLRSWLSQLEVTEPASPSTKVQKVSCLLGVKAREVWLNEEMKSALHKLLERLREYTAQDRCPFPHVMRTGAVFLPMLVTKELLFPTVQGGFIDQVLQEHKVELRPTTLSEEKILIQLHKRACSSRLRRLMSLKHLPDIYADVFNLLYYTCVCKHLGLDTDHPANREKDEDCETISCRTPVCSDITASPASPTESYPQRRLKDLETKRDLNRNRKKSWVKSSSRCAFQDNSLSDNGEADDTDKTVSGGVLSAFSNTNWSGQQAEGTEDRRSDRVFEQTEQDSSFTPPSTTLENSWTCPLTLDALSPSLSATETEEASSPLPVSRSSGPAKSPSRSNSCSGVILRLRKMLSKGLNRKKARYQAVSDSWTFAGPARDDGEGEVSGETDLHRGTPSVTHSWQRTGSFPHALRPLRSSSKSKHRSLYKIKYCPYLSACHSAEHRRRWVLRSAVQRARRAMRFYYPDLVGKRIRHLYEEDDKSEVWYRGEVLGIHEAHTNPLKTIFEVKYDSEPEWKYYLELLIDYKKGWLKIED, encoded by the exons ATGATGAGCAGCCAGCCGATGCAGACCCTCATTGACCCAGTGCATCGAAGCAAGATGCCATTATTCGACGGGACCATAGCATCCACAGGACTGCCAAAACCGCAAAACATGTCTGACTTCCGGGGTAAGCAGACGCTGCCGTACAGTGGGGCCTACTTTACATATGACCCCAGAGGACAGGACACAGCCGGATTCACTCCTTGGAGCAAGTCTAAGACCTCTCTGTTGGATGCCAGAAGTCCAGTGAGTCACCTCTCTGGCATGGAGGGACAAAACCACCTAATTTATAGGCAAGACAGCAATTCGTCAGAGGAAGGCCATTCTcagtcttcctctctgcatcacgCCCCAGTAAAACAGGGCTTTACTTTATACACTAAGAGTCCTGGGATCAGCAATCCTACAGCTGCTACATCAGTGGCTGttagaaaacaaaatactgtagGTGAGGATTCATCTCCCCCACCTGAAAACTCTGTCTATTTAGCAATTCCTAAGCCAATTTATGGACATAACCCCTGCTGTAATGAACTGGGTTGTGTGATAGGGCAACGGTACAGTGTGGATCACGGCTCTCCAAGAATACCAAACACTGTATATGAGCATGATTGGATGCAAACTGATGCTCACTACACTGAAAGACCGCCCGTCCAGAGGAAAGCACAAGATGCACTGCTCCAACAGAGAGGTTTACAGTTTGAGTCCAGTGCAGAGCCAATGAAAAGGCTGACTCTGGACACATACAGCCCAGGTAGAGCAAGGACTTTGCCTGCTGTGATTGAGCCAAACTACAGCAGTTACCCCTGCACTCCGACTCGCACACTGTTTGGTTCTTTAAGTGAGCAGAGCCAGCGTTTACAGACTTCCCCCAGAAGCTACCCTAGCTTATACCCCTCCCATCCTACATATGAGCATATGACCTCAGAGGTTTATCAGGAACATTCTCCCATGTCCAAATATGGCCAGCTAACACAGCACACGATGTTTTACTACCCCCAGGCAAATGTGGAGGTAGAAAACAGGACACAGTGTAAAGATATTGGCAGTAAGCAGAGAGAGGATGTCCCTGTTATTCTCAAACACACAATCCCAAACCCCCGGGAGCATTACATAGTGCCTCAGTTGTTTCATGGTGAAATTCCTTTGCCTTTGCCGAGCCCTGAAACATTGCCAAATCATCCCTTTATGCGGGGGTTTGACTATTCATGTTATGCAGTTCCTAGATTTCATTTAAATGCAAGCCAAATCAGAGCCCCATTAAAAAGGCAATATGCATCACCAAGCTTGCACTCCAGTCGCATAAACGTATCCCCATCCATCCAATACATGGATCACCCGATGGCCTCTGCAAAAAACCTACATAAGGAAAAACCAGCCAGCCTGCATGTTGACCAGTCAAGGACAAGCTCACCATTCCTATATGTGAACCAAACCAGTTCTCCTAGAGGGACAGGCCAACCTGGAGTCTTACCATCAAGCATACCAATGAACAGGTTTTGCCCCCCGGTCACCAGCCTGCACATAGACCGACCTGTCCTTCCCCCAAATGGCCTGAGCATGGACAGACTCCTGGATCATTCCTCCTGTGAAACCCAGGTTAAGTGCCCGAAACAGCCAAAAAGCTTTCCTGTTTCCCCTTGGCAGCCTCAGTCACTCCATCACAGCTCAGGTCAGATCCACACAGCAAATAGTGCAAATGTCGGAAAAAGGATTTATTCCCCCGCTGTTGCACCAGGAAATAAAGACAATGACCCTGTTTCCAGTTCAGGAACAATTCTTAAAAGGTGTCTGAAGAGAAGTTTTTCTCACTCATCTTCAcccatcaaaataaaagaagaggataggGATTTATATGAAGTGGATCTCGTTAAGAAACAACGAAAggtggaaatggaaaatgaacaaataaaaaataaggcGGACTCTCCGCCTATGCCGGTTATTGACAATGTGTTCAGTCTGGCACCTTACCAAGTATATCTGCAGGCCTCTGGAGTGTTATTTCCAGGCAGAGTACCGCAGAGGACTGTCCAGTCATCTGAGCACGGTGAGGACAAAACCAAGCCAGacatcaaagagaaaaaagcagatCGAGATGAAGAGCAGCCTGTTGTCTGTCTAGTTTCCAAAGAAATCTGTGCAGGTTCTCCAACAGAGAAGCCCGTTGTGGAAATCTTTGAACCCAAAAAAATTAAAGtggaaaaagttgatttatcaGACACAGACAGCTCTCTTAGTCAGAGAGACTGCAGCAAAGTAATCAAAAAAGAGTCTGAAGAGAGTTCATCTAGCAGTGGGTCCATGTTGGTGATAAAGAAATGTGAACCTGATGAACTTGAAAGTAAACCCTCATTAGGAGATGAAAATGAGCCTTCAGAAGAGTCCAAACCTGTTGAGGTGACTGCACAGACAAACTCATCTTCTCAGGGTGATACATGCACATTGCACGAACAGGTGGTTGCCCTACCACCGAAATCCATTCCTCCACCTCAACCACCTGAGCACAAGATAAATTTCAAAAACATTCCTCCCCAGTGTCTGAAACTTTCCACCTACAAAATCCTTTTCCGTGATAGAAAGCACTCTAGCCCAGTCCCACCCGAGGAGAAGCCACCCGAACAGCCGCTGACTGAATTTACTCCAAAACCAGAGCTCCAAATGCCAGTCCGCAAGCACTTCTTTGAATTGCACCACACCCTCTGCAAGCTACTATCTAAATCTGTGAAAGCCTCTTCAGAGCAGGATCTCAGAAGCTGGTTGTCTCAGTTGGAAGTGACTGAACCGGCATCTCCTTCGACCAAAGTCCAGAAAGTGTCCTGCTTGTTGGGGGTAAAAGCCAGAGAGGTGTGGCTCAATGAGGAGATGAAGTCAGCGCTCCACAAGCTCCTGGAGAGGTTGAGAGAGTACACCGCTCAGGATCGCTGTCCTTTTCCACACGTCATGCGGACCGGGGCGGTGTTCCTCCCCATGTTGGTGACGAAGGAGCTGCTGTTTCCGACGGTCCAGGGCGGCTTCATCGATCAGGTCCTGCAGGAGCACAAAGTGGAGCTGCGGCCCACCACGCTCTCTGAAGAAAAGATCCTCATCCAGCTTCATAAACGAGCCTGTTCGTCAAGGCTCAGGAGGCTGATGTCCCTCAAACACCTGCCAGACATCTACGCCGATGTGTTCAACCTTTTGTATTACACCTGTGTCTGCAAACATCTGG GATTAGATACGGACCATCCTgccaacagagaaaaagatgaagatTGTGAGACGATCAGCTGCAGGACTCCTGTCTGTTCAGACATCACAGCCTCGCCAGCCTCACCCACTGAGTCATACCCACAGAGACGTTTAAAGGACCTGGAAACAAAGCGTGATTTGAACAGGAATAGAAAGAAAAGCTGGGTAAAGAGCAGTTCGAGGTGTGCGTTTCAAGACAACAGTTTGTCAGATAACGGAGAGGCAGATGACACAGACAAGACTGTAAGTGGAGGCGTGCTGAGTGCATTTAGCAATACAAACTGGAGTGGCCAGCAGGCTGAGGGGACTGAGGACAGACGAAGTGACCGTGTGTTTGAGCAAACAGAGCAGGATTCGTCTTTCACGCCTCCAAGCACGACTTTGGAGAATTCGTGGACGTGTCCTTTAACCTTGGATGCGCTTTCGCCATCTCTTAGTgccacagaaacagaggaagccTCCAGTCCCCTGCCCGTCAGTCGGTCCTCTGGACCAGCTAAATCTCCGTCTAGATCCAACAGCTGTTCAGGTGTGATTCTCAGACTGAGGAAGATGTTGAGCAAAggtttaaacagaaaaaaggccCGCTACCAGGCAGTCTCTGACTCGTGGACGTTTGCCGGTCCTGCCCGTGATGATGGGGAGGGAGAAGTGAGCGGCGAGACGGATCTTCACAGGGGGACGCCCAGTGTAACCCATAGCTGGCAGAGAACAGGAAGCTTCCCTCACGCTTTAAGACCCCTCAGGAGCTCCtctaaaagcaaacacagatcACTCTATAAGATCAAATACTGTCCCTACTTGTCTGCCTGCCACAGCGCAGA